The Chelonia mydas isolate rCheMyd1 chromosome 1, rCheMyd1.pri.v2, whole genome shotgun sequence nucleotide sequence GTACATTGTGTGCCTACTGGACTCTCCTACATGAGCTCATACAGCATCTCCCTCCTCTCAACTACATAGATTTGTGTAGTCACATTTAGACAAACTTACGCTTATGTATCAGTCGCTGGGATGGTATCCTGTTTCTACTAAACCATGAGGTGCTTCCCTCATTATCAGCTTGTCAGTAACCCAGGACACATTATAAAGTCTGTTTGGCATTTCTGATGAATCTAAAACACTTTCCAGTCTTCTAGGCCCATCGGATTCTTGGTTCTTGTCCATATTCAGCTCAGATATCTAATGTTGGGCATaaagaactttttaaataaatccataaTCCCATGGTTCTTTAGTAATATTTAATAAAGCCCAACCTTTCTCTCTGCAGGGCCACACAAAGAAAATGAATTTCTTCAAAGTGGGGAAATACTTTACGGTGGTGGACATGCCAGGCTATGGCTACCGAGCCCCCCAAGACTTTGCTGACATGGTGGAGGCCTATTTACAAGAGCGTCAGAAGTAAGAGAACCGTTGCATGCTGTCGTGTTTTACCTGCAGTCTCACAGTGCATCAAAACAGTGGGATGTTTGCATAGATTATAAAAAGGTGGAAGAGTTAAGTGTAGATATCAAGAAGTTATTGCCAACAATGGGGTGGAATGTATTAGACCATAGTATAGCTTCCAGAGTGAAGTGGTGACATTACCATTGTTTGAGTCCTGTTTTGAAGCTTGGATGGATCAGAGCTCTGGAAAATATTCCCCTTAGGTGCTATCCTGTATTGACTCCTCTCAGGATGGGAAAAGAGAATTAGTCTCATCTAGTTCATCTCCAAATCCTGAGAGGTAGCCTCTCAGTCCTCATGCTAGTTAACATAGAAACAACCATTGTTGCATTGCCCCTCACTTGTGTTACTCTCTGTATCTTCGTTAGCTTGAAGAGGACATTCTTATTAGTGGACAGCTTGGTAGGATTGCAGAAAGCAGACCACATTGCCATAGAAATGTTGGAGGAGTTTGGGATCCCTTACGTTGTAAGTTATGCTTTCTCTTTAAAACACgaaccaaaataaaaatgtaaattggcTGGGCTCAAGAGCATTCTCTAAACATTTTGTACCTTCAGCTAGATGAGCCTCAGCAGTAGAGCTCTAGCAGTAAGTTAAAAAGGTGAtctgcatgggggaaaaaattgtctttccccctctccccctttttttttttttaattcatactGTATAGGGAGGCCTGAAAATCTATTGTCTATtattggttgggtttttttaagatctGAATTTTCAAAATTGACCTTATTTTTGGTGCCCAGTTTGACACCCCTTAAAGAGGTCTGATCTGAATtggctgggtgctcagcattcaTGTATTAGTATCCCATTTAGATAGGACATGAAGCGGTTTGAAAGCAGTGGGAGGGTGATACATCTTGGCAAACATTTCCAGGGTCACAGTAAAGCAATGttctacccacccacccccgccccccccccgctccctaaATCTTCTCTTTATGTATTTGTGCAGCTTGTGTTAACCAAAATCGACAAAGTTCCCAAGGGATTGTTAGTGAAAAATGTACTGGAGATCCAGGACTTTGCAGAGAAACACACTCAGGGGTGCTTTCCTCAACTCTTCCCAGTCAGGTAAAGCTCACTTCTACTGATGTCTTATTTTTAAGCACCTGAAAAACACCAAACTCACTGAAAGGTCTGACAGTTTGGGAGACTGAACTCCTGTTTATGCCCAGAACAGGTACAGTGGGCGCTGTCGGGGCAAGTTACCCCCATGCTGACCCCACCCTGAGGGAGAACCCCCTAAAGAGGTGAGAGGAGAGTTCAGCTTTCAAGGCCCATTCCTCCTtgggtctttcagatgagactgGCAGCAGAGGCACAACGTACGATTGTGGGTTTTGTGGTGTGAATGCCTGTCTGAGACCACCGCACTCATTTTAAACAGACCACATATGGGCAATAGCTTGGGGCCAGGTTTGAAATGATTTTGGCTTTCTTAGGCGTAAGAAGGATAGTACTTGCAATCATGCTGCCCAATACAAATTAACGCTACTTTGCTCTCAGACTGTATGCAAAGTATCCCCTCTGCAGATGGGGGAACGGGCAGAGAGGCTAAcatgcagttctactctgaaaaagaTCAGATCAAAATGGCATCTTACGTAAGGGCTCTGCTGCCTATGTGCAACTTTAACTTCAGTGTTcttactcctgttagccctgcagagtcTCCACAactgtgggagagggagctgggttcTGTTTTGGATCCAGCATTAACAGACCAGGTAACCAGTTTCTGATTttaggcccagctctgcccttggTTACATGGGTACCACCTTACTGAACCCAGCCATGTGGTACAAACTTAACTGAATGGAATCTGGCATATAGACTCTTGTACGGGTGATGGATGTGTTGGAAAGAACCCAGCCTGACTTCCAGTTTCTGGGGTGAGACTGtggcaatttaaaaaatctttgtgTAAATTGAGCACGTCAAACATGTGACCCCCAAACGCTCCTTTTACAGTGTccattttcagagtagaactatGCTAAGGTCTAGAACCACAAAGCtatgtaggctcctaagtgacttggccaaggacACACCGAAAACCTGTAGCAGAGCTTGAGATAGACCCCAGATATCCATTCCTCTGCACTTTGTGAAGTCACTTACCttagtgcaaaatgctaccaaaaaTCAGAGCGGTGTAATATTCTACAGCCACTTGGTATGGTATAAGTGACTATCCAAAGCCTGTGTTTTTAGTATCATAGCTCCTCTCCAAGGGTTGCTGTGCCCTTATTAGCTTCTAGCATATGGgctcaggattttttttatttgatatcGAGCAGTGAGCAACTGTCAATttggggagggtgctggggagaTCAGCACTGGATTTTGTAAGTGGAGAACATGTAAAAGAGTACACCAGTTTGTAACTGTCATGATAATGTCCCTTTATAATGAGATCCTGAATTAAGTGATGAGCCGCAGCCAAGCTTCCATTTCTGAGTACTCTATACCTGATGAAAGTTCAAATGTAGCTCCTTTATGTAGAAATGTAAGTGAAATCCTGgaacattgaagtcaataggccaGGATTTGACCCATGACATTTAAATTAAGTGGTGAAAATCCTGCGTAACATTTTTCCCTTGTTTAAAAAATTCTCAGCAGAGAGCCctagtaaaaatattaaacatcacCTTATTTTGAACGTTTTGTGAAGTTGTTAAACTTGTACTAAGGTTTGCTGCACTATAAACCTCAGCTGCAGAGTTCAGCAACTCTTATTATTGCAGCAATAAACTAAATGGAAGAATTAACAACTAATTTCATTGAATAGAAAATGTTTAGCGCACTACGAAGCTGCATTTTTGCACCAGAAAGACAAGTCTTTCCTTCTACACATAAAGCTCAGGGAAGAGAATCTGTGATGTGCCATAACATTTTTTGCTGATTCCATTCTGTGATCATTCAGTGGGTAAAGTTACAGTTGCTGCAGGAACTataaatttcctgatttttgagaGACTAAATTATTGATGTATCAAAAACAATTGGATGACTTTGCAGGTACCCCTTACTCCAAGGGATGGTGGCAGTTTAACAGAATTAGGCACCTGCATTTGAAGGAAGCAACGACCTGAACCTGTAAATTTTTGTTTCTACAGTTCCATAGAGTATTCTGGCATCCATCTGCTGAGGTGTTTTATAACCCATGTTACAGGAAACCTTCCCCTGATGAATTCCTGACAGACCTACCTCTCCGTGTCCACAACTCTCCTGTTGTACTCTACCCATCCAGCACAACAGGTACCAAACATACTGCTCTGGACATTGCTTTTTACTTTGTAAATAGTATAAAATAGTGAAATTATTTTGAGGGTTTGTAATAACTTGTCAATGAAACTTTAAGGATGCTTAAACGATTCATGCAGCAGAATGTGATCTATGATTTTTCAGATTTGTTTATTGGTATTAATTTACTAAATTGACAAAGTaataaaggatttttaaaggcTCTGTTTTAACAAGCTTCCACTTGTTTCCCTTCCTTGTTGTGAAGATAGCCTTAACTGTGAAAcaggttttaaatgaaagctcagatgcTAGAACATAGCTGTATAGCAAGAGATAAACACCACCAGAGTGCATGGGGCCCTGGCTATAGCAACATCCTTTATTAAGTATATCCAGAATTCACTGATCAGCTGTGACTTTTTCAATTAACTTGTTTTAATACAGATAATATATGAGAATAGGGTCACCCTATGGAATTAGAACCTGTTGATGTATGTGTTCCTTGTCACCAATAATCAAACTGAAGTAGCATGAAACTCTTTCCTGCTGTAGGGCTTCCTATCTGGAGGTGGAAAGGACTTATCCTTTAAGAAGTTATGAGAGGATGATGCCTGCAAAGGAAGTCTGGTATACAGGCTGCATGGAGTTATGTGGTACCTCTGCCAGGAGGTAATGCCACTCTGTGCCCCAAAAGGAAATTACCCTAATGTAATCAAGCACCACTGGCTACAAGCTGCGAGGGCTCTCCACCACCCCATCAGTTCCTAGGAGAAAGAGCAGATGAACTAATAGCAGGAGGAAAGCTGTGACTCTGATGGAAGAATTAGTACTTACATGGCATCTATTGCCTTAGAGAGCAAGGCCTGAGGATTTCAAGGCAGGGGGTTCACCTCTCCTTTTTGTACTGCGTTCTCTTGTTTAGCACTGATTTCACTGCACATCTCAGAGAACAAGCTGAAATTCTTTAGTGATGACAACTGACCATAAGGGAGGGAACTTCCATGGCAAATGAAGTACATGCTACATATCTGGCCCTACATTGTCCCTCAGTGGCAGCCTCCTATTCAGGGGCACATAATAGTGTGAGAAGTTTATCCCACAGCTAAGTTGCATCTATTCAGCAATGCCCACTACACAGCCTAGCTATAGTGTTACTGATGGGTAAGATTTTCTTCCCCCAAGATTGCCCATTCTTAAGCTCTGTTTACACTGATGGTGTGTGGAGAGTACAGGCTCTGTTCACACTTGTCACTGCAGTGGCTAGCTGTATGCCATGGCAAGTCTTCAAGAGGGGGAAGTGGCTGGAGCTGttcatgggggcaggggaaggcttGAGTAGGAGGAtgttacactgctaaaaatagctctgTAGAACAAGGAGGTACTCCTGGGGGTTCCAGTGTGTAGGGCACTCTGTTCACCTAAGCAGTGCTGTTAATACCAGTGTAAGCTGGGCATGCTGTGCCTGTACTCTACATGTGACTTAAGTGTAGATTACGAGGCTGTGTGGTCTAGTTTATGTCTGCtcataaaaggaaatgcttttttacCCAACCTAGTTGACCTCAGGAATTCACTGTCAGATGTTAATCCTACTACGTGATAGTAGCCATTCCTCGAGACTGGGAGTTGCTGGAACAGTAGCCTAGTGCAGTACGCTAATTCCTATGTGCTGAAAGCAAGAGAGATCGATCAGAGTAGTTAGGAGTTATAGCCCTGACTCTCCCTTTGTTCTGCTTGAAGGGTCTGATTCAATATATACCCACTGTTAGAAGTGCTCAGTATCATAACAGCAGATGTGCTGTCCCAGATGGTACAGCTCTCAGGGGCAAAGTGTGCCACATGCTATAGCTCAGTATCCATTCTTGGTGAATAGTTTCAGCATGCTAGCAAACATTTTTCAGAAGCATCCACTCAGTTTTGAGTGCTGCATGCTCTGGGGTCTTCCAAGTTGAGCATCCAAAATTAATGGACACTTCTGCACAGTGTGGCTTAAATCCTAGAGCTTGATATACAGCTGCCTGCAAAACCCaaggttcttaaaaaaaacccactatacCAACTGCTAGCAAAAATCTTTACAAAATACCTTTGActgattcatttttaaatacatagttTACATTTGTAAGAATTTAATAAATATATACTTAGACAGCACagtatggaccagatcctgtagTCCTTGTACATATGTAACTATCATTGGATTGACTTCCTTGGGACTTCATGGAAGGAATGTAGGACTGGACCACATTACAGTTGTGCTACAGAAAAAATGCCTAGGTGAAGTCCTCCATGCAAGGGTTATAGAGCATCAGCTTTACTTTTATAGTTGGCTAGGATTTGTTTCAGGTTTTCCAAGAGATCTTCAGACATAAATTCTTCAAACACCATATCGGCTTTTTCATTTTGCTCAGCCAGGTATTTCTACGAAGAGAAAGTTACAAGTGAGATTTCCAACTTTCTTTTTTAACCTAAAAGACATGGAGCTTGTGTCAGCACCATGTGcatcttttattattattcactGCATTTGGTATCAGGCCATCTATCTATAATTTATTAAAACTggtttcttcaataaaaaaaataatcaaataaacTCCAAGATCTGACTTGATAGTAAAGTAACCAGGTTAAAAACAGCTGTGTTTGACAGTGGCATGCCACCACACTTTGTAAATTCCTAGGGCACAAATCTGATCCAGAGGAGTTCTTGTGAACGAGACACAGCCGTGTTGCCTATTAAATCTCAACCCATAGGCTGATGGTATAAAAGCCAGTCCTGTTCTTGAGGGAGGTTAGCATGGCAGAACACAGAAGAAGCTTGGATAATTTGCTGATTTTTAGGAAGCTTTAGATCCCTCTTAAATGTCAGCAGAGTGACTGGTAGCTCTGTGGCATAATCCCTCTTATTCACAGACTTAAGACTTTTTTTTGCTATTTCCTGGTACAAACCTTCAGAGAAATCCCAgtttcattgaagttaatggtgcaggatttcactcttaataTCTAAGTATGCCTCTTCTCTCCCCTAGTCTATCATTAGTTGTTTCCACATTTCTCCTTCCTATTAATGTATATATTTCAGATTGGAAACATGCAATCTGCGTCTTGCACTTGGATTACAGTGTCCTAACCATTCACCTTCCCCAGACCAGAAGGAGCGCAGTGAAGCTCGtaagcttgtccctttcaccaacagaagttggtccaataaatattacctcacctagcTTGTGTCCAGTGGCCTAAGCATTCATCTCACTTCTGTAGCCATCCCCTGCACAGTCACTGCAAGTGTAATTCCATTTTAGAAGGGACTTTGATGACCCAATACTTTCACTCACCCAGATGATTTACACAGCAAACTACACATCCTTTATGGCTTTAAGCCCTCTTGATTAAAACTGTTTTCCATGAACAAAGGTACTGGCACCATTAATTGTGAGGCAGAAGCTCTAGGGATGGTCAGGAGCCCAAGTGCTATTTCTACTTGTCATTTCCCTGCCAAGTGCCCTTAGGTGAATCCCTGGCcccctctgtgcctgtttcccttcccacagTTTGTGTTATCTACttagaacataagctttttgGGTCAAGGACAGTCTCtgcacagcacctagtacaagATGTTGGGACCTCTagctgctactgtaatgcaaactaTAAATCACATCCCACCCTTTGCAGATTGGTAAGTAGGCCTTTGAAAACTACAGGAGAGGCTACTGTCATCTTTCCAAAATGATCTCTACACTTCTGATAACGGAAGGTCTGAACAAGCTAGAACATCCACCCACCTCAGCAGTACTGAACACCAACAATTCACGTATTTGGAGACTTCTAATTTCTCCTTTTTCCAATACAGCCCAGGAAGAACAATTGCAATTGTTACTGCTATTTCACCCTACATTCAATCAGTGTGGTGACAGCTGTTTTCGGTGAGGTTGGCAGGGCATGGTGCTGTACTTTAGCAGCACCGAAGCTTTTTGGCAAGAGGTTAGACAGTGGAAGCATTACAAGGGGCCATTTTACCAGTAGACTAGTTGCTTTACTGGCTCTGTTAATAATTTGAAGGGAAGGTAGGGAAGATGAGCCATGGAGTATGAGCGTGTATATATGACTAAGGCAATCAGTCATGAAATATCAATACAAAGAACCCTAGAACAAGAGACTATTCAGCTGCTATTCCCAACACCACACACTGGTTGGGTGCTCTGCTTGCACATGGCAGTTAGTTTCAGCACATTTTTAATCCACATGGAATTTACTATTGTGTCCATTTGGGAGAAATTGTGGACTTTTCTGTACAGGAAGGAACAAGGTTCAGCATGCCCAGACAAACAGGAGAGAGATTTGTTCTTTCCAAGGAGCTTGGAGACACCAGTCACTTCCGAGAGAGAGTGACAGACACTTTTGGGGAGAACAGACCACCTCT carries:
- the GTPBP8 gene encoding GTP-binding protein 8 isoform X5, which encodes MLRLHGVGRLAGPSCPLRRRSATWRSATKNASVSEVLQLGDKKLPGVVFPLQGLEKYLAPDVNTASFRTFSPSLADLHRAEGFFRPSGRHVIHYFSSAIRMDHAPQLSQPEVCFLGRSNVGKSSLIKALFSLAPDVEVRVSKTPGHTKKMNFFKVGKYFTVVDMPGYGYRAPQDFADMVEAYLQERQNLKRTFLLVDSLVGLQKADHIAIEMLEEFGIPYVLVLTKIDKVPKGLLVKNVLEIQDFAEKHTQGCFPQLFPVSSIEYSGIHLLRCFITHVTGNLPLMNS
- the GTPBP8 gene encoding GTP-binding protein 8 isoform X3 — its product is MLRLHGVGRLAGPSCPLRRRSATWRSATKNASVSEVLQLGDKKLPGVVFPLQGLEKYLAPDVNTASFRTFSPSLADLHRAEGFFRPSGRHVIHYFSSAIRMDHAPQLSQPEVCFLGRSNVGKSSLIKALFSLAPDVEVRVSKTPGHTKKMNFFKVGKYFTVVDMPGYGYRAPQDFADMVEAYLQERQNLKRTFLLVDSLVGLQKADHIAIEMLEEFGIPYVLVLTKIDKVPKGLLVKNVLEIQDFAEKHTQGCFPQLFPVRKPSPDEFLTDLPLRVHNSPVVLYPSSTTGLPIWRWKGLIL